The following proteins are encoded in a genomic region of Oncorhynchus kisutch isolate 150728-3 linkage group LG4, Okis_V2, whole genome shotgun sequence:
- the LOC116373791 gene encoding uncharacterized protein LOC116373791 has translation MNSHYFYTYTSPRPASTHHFYRSMCPTIITPPMQWPNNYSLYPPCIPTKYQFPLNLVSRSTRGFQGSDPSAFHHYHQTSPLPWCNYRLMSNPYWHYHQRLYANLSAPVAPVAPTPTRLQRFQNQGGTWPEGFTLRGELRWGRLERVYGPRRELPEFVREDLRRVYGTYPRTDVSITYQGGEYVVRGDTHVGEQEYRVERRIVRQQESPEGESMSEVVEKRRKMR, from the coding sequence ATGAACTCTCACTACTTTTACACATACACATCACCTCGACCTGCATCTACACACCACTTTTACAGATCGATGTGTCCCACCATCATCACCCCACCTATGCAGTGGCCCAACAACTACAGTCTCTACCCTCCATGTATCCCCACCAAGTATCAATTCCCCTTAAACTTGGTCTCCAGGAGCACTAGGGGATTCCAGGGATCTGATCCCAGCGCGTTCCACCACTATCATCAAACTTCTCCCCTGCCCTGGTGTAACTATAGACTTATGTCTAACCCTTACTGGCACTACCACCAGCGCCTGTATGCCAATCTTTCTGCTCCAGTGGCTCCTGTGGCCCCTACTCCAACCAGGCTCCAGAGGTTCCAGAACCAGGGAGGCACCTGGCCCGAGGGCTTCACCCTGAGAGGAGAGCTTCGCTGGGGCAGGCTGGAGAGGGTGTATGGCCCCCGCAGGGAGCTGCCTGAGTTTGTGAGGGAGGACCTGCGGAGAGTGTACGGTACCTATCCCCGGACGGATGTTAGTATCACCTACCAGGGAGGGGAGTACGTGGTGCGAGGGGACACCCATGTCGGGGAACAGGagtacagagtggagaggagaataGTGAGGCAGCAGGAGAGCCCTGAGGGGGAAAGCATGAGTGAGGtagtagagaagaggagaaagatgaGATAA